In Rhodothermus marinus DSM 4252, a single genomic region encodes these proteins:
- a CDS encoding Lrp/AsnC family transcriptional regulator encodes MSAVERIDEIDVRILELLQEHGRMKRNRIAEEVGLSVPSVSERMRKLEERGVITGYHAVLDHKRLHFDITAFIRVIVDGSEYYPEFIRRACALDEVLEVHSITGEGSHILKVRTRNTTTLERLLSRIQSWPGVHGTVTSIVLSTFKETRRLPVVPTELVPVEEFETS; translated from the coding sequence ATGAGCGCGGTAGAACGCATCGATGAGATCGACGTCCGGATCCTGGAACTGCTCCAGGAGCACGGACGCATGAAGCGCAATCGCATCGCCGAAGAGGTGGGCCTGTCGGTCCCCTCGGTCAGCGAGCGCATGCGCAAGCTCGAAGAACGCGGGGTCATCACCGGCTACCATGCCGTGCTGGACCACAAGCGCCTACACTTCGACATCACGGCCTTCATCCGGGTGATCGTGGACGGCTCCGAATACTATCCGGAGTTCATCCGCCGCGCCTGTGCGCTGGACGAAGTGCTCGAGGTCCACTCCATCACGGGCGAAGGCTCGCACATCCTGAAAGTCCGCACGCGTAACACGACCACGCTCGAACGGCTTCTTTCCCGCATCCAGTCGTGGCCCGGCGTGCACGGCACGGTCACCAGCATCGTGCTGAGCACCTTCAAGGAAACGCGCCGGTTGCCGGTGGTGCCCACCGAACTGGTCCCCGTAGAAGAATTCGAAACCTCCTGA
- a CDS encoding peroxiredoxin, translating into MIPVLLSMLLLFGFGKDDMPRVGDPAPDFEAQATGGKTIRLSDLRGHWVVLYFYPKSFTPGCTTEACTLRDAYEKIQSLGAVILGVSLDDLETQERFKAEYKLPFDLISDHDKKIAKAYGVLGMGGLYAKRVTFLIDPEGRIAHIFEKVDPARHDRDVYETLKKLQETAKS; encoded by the coding sequence ATGATTCCGGTACTGCTGAGCATGCTGCTGCTTTTTGGTTTCGGCAAGGACGACATGCCCCGTGTGGGCGACCCGGCCCCCGACTTCGAGGCACAGGCCACCGGCGGCAAGACGATTCGCCTGAGCGACCTGCGCGGCCACTGGGTGGTGCTCTACTTCTATCCCAAGTCGTTCACGCCGGGCTGCACGACGGAAGCCTGCACGCTGCGCGACGCCTACGAAAAGATCCAGTCGCTGGGCGCCGTTATCCTCGGCGTAAGCCTCGATGACCTGGAGACCCAGGAGCGCTTCAAGGCCGAGTACAAGCTGCCCTTCGACCTGATCAGCGATCACGACAAGAAGATTGCGAAGGCCTACGGCGTGCTGGGCATGGGCGGGCTGTACGCGAAGCGGGTTACGTTTCTGATCGATCCGGAAGGCCGCATTGCGCACATCTTCGAAAAAGTCGATCCGGCGCGCCACGACCGCGACGTCTACGAGACGCTCAAAAAACTTCAGGAAACGGCCAAGTCCTGA
- a CDS encoding sulfotransferase family protein, with translation MHPRIFSAIRRLAAEIGLQKTWEWAANRYCWSAFPPAPEVRNRLLQITGLTRSGKTLLGAILGTHPEVLMLHEPYHQWLFRGFIEYAHGDVIHRWSGHPGRLLSVLAASPAQWIAFEEPYRSRAHGRWANQHFFERNVQLGIRTFVMIRDPRDIWIEIVRRIPGKKGHVPDRFLDTWNSLARWVLSEKICYFRYEDLIEDLQNHLRQLCLTLSLAPAAIDAVHHGDPELPEAFRWNGGAIDRAVPSCTHKERSAFQADCERIVSACGLLMSRFGYR, from the coding sequence ATGCACCCACGAATCTTTTCGGCAATACGTCGGCTGGCCGCCGAGATCGGCCTGCAAAAGACGTGGGAATGGGCGGCCAATCGTTACTGCTGGTCGGCCTTTCCTCCGGCCCCCGAAGTACGCAACCGGCTGCTCCAGATCACGGGGCTGACCCGATCGGGCAAGACGCTGCTCGGGGCCATCCTGGGTACCCATCCCGAAGTGCTGATGCTTCACGAGCCCTATCACCAGTGGCTTTTTCGTGGCTTCATCGAATATGCGCACGGCGACGTGATACACCGTTGGTCCGGCCATCCGGGGCGGTTGCTTTCGGTCCTGGCCGCCTCGCCGGCACAATGGATCGCCTTCGAAGAACCCTACCGCAGCCGTGCTCATGGCCGCTGGGCCAATCAGCATTTCTTTGAGCGTAACGTTCAACTCGGCATTCGAACCTTTGTAATGATCCGCGATCCCCGGGACATCTGGATTGAAATCGTCAGACGGATTCCAGGAAAGAAAGGACACGTACCCGATCGATTTCTGGACACGTGGAACAGCCTGGCTCGCTGGGTCCTCTCGGAAAAGATCTGTTATTTCCGATATGAAGACCTGATCGAAGATCTACAGAATCATCTCCGACAACTCTGCCTTACGCTCTCGCTCGCTCCGGCCGCGATCGACGCGGTACATCACGGCGATCCGGAGTTGCCCGAAGCCTTCCGGTGGAACGGAGGCGCCATCGACAGGGCCGTACCGAGCTGCACCCACAAAGAACGAAGCGCATTTCAGGCAGATTGCGAACGCATTGTCAGCGCCTGTGGTCTGCTGATGAGCCGTTTCGGTTACCGGTAG
- a CDS encoding SDR family NAD(P)-dependent oxidoreductase has translation MALEIDLSGRVALVTGASRGIGRALAEGLAQAGATVAVHYHRNREAAEALAARLGHGARAFGADLADVAACRRLFDDVLAAYGRLDVLVNNAGVAIGAELDASVETWQDAWERTMAVNLRAPELLCRLAIQQFLKQGGGRIINIASRAAFRGDTPEYMAYAASKGGLVALTRSIARSPKLGHAGIRAFVVAPGFTRTDMAQDFIDRYGPEIALGDIALERLTEPEDLAPIVVLLASGLADHATGCTIDMNAGSYVH, from the coding sequence ATGGCGCTGGAGATCGATCTGAGCGGGCGCGTGGCGCTCGTGACGGGCGCCAGCCGGGGTATCGGCCGGGCACTGGCCGAGGGGCTGGCGCAGGCCGGCGCGACGGTGGCCGTGCACTACCACCGAAACCGCGAGGCGGCCGAAGCGCTCGCCGCCCGCCTGGGCCACGGCGCCCGTGCCTTCGGGGCCGATCTGGCCGACGTGGCCGCCTGTCGCCGCCTGTTCGACGACGTGCTGGCCGCCTACGGCCGCCTGGACGTGCTTGTCAACAATGCCGGCGTGGCGATCGGGGCTGAACTGGACGCGTCCGTCGAGACCTGGCAGGACGCCTGGGAGCGCACGATGGCTGTCAACCTCCGGGCGCCGGAGCTGCTCTGCCGCCTGGCCATTCAGCAGTTTCTGAAGCAGGGCGGCGGCCGCATCATCAACATCGCCTCGCGGGCAGCCTTCCGGGGCGACACGCCCGAATACATGGCCTACGCCGCCTCCAAAGGCGGTCTGGTGGCGCTGACGCGCTCGATCGCCCGGAGCCCGAAGCTGGGCCACGCCGGCATCCGCGCCTTCGTGGTAGCCCCCGGCTTCACACGCACCGACATGGCGCAGGACTTCATCGACCGCTACGGCCCCGAAATTGCTCTGGGCGACATTGCGCTGGAGCGGCTGACCGAGCCCGAAGATCTGGCGCCCATCGTGGTGCTGCTGGCCAGCGGACTGGCCGACCACGCCACCGGCTGCACGATCGACATGAACGCCGGCAGTTACGTCCACTGA
- a CDS encoding TonB-dependent receptor, protein MRNVRFTLLLIFGLSLSARAQAVLTGQVLDAETRTPLPGAHVLIDSTAHATVTNAAGLFTLHLPPGRYTVSVRFVGYETTRRPVELVAGDTVFVPILLRPVSFELEGIQVTALRPDLSPTAQLQEAAVREANPRDAGELLRALPGLAAVRRGPLGLDPVVRGLRETEVGVYLDGSRLFPAGPARMDSPMSHFDPTVIQSMEVVKGPYALTWGAGNLSAIRVETRGLRTLAPGRMQGRLHAGYDTNLNAFENGVQLGYRQGAFGLLAQTAWRQGADYRAGDGSTVPADFRSREVRVKLGYLPRSDVRFVVAAGYQAQRDLDYPGLILNADYFDAYTLSASFQRTFSEGPVRGLDVQAYYNAVDHGMDNDGKPTAEPNPERMPPFALDVQINSGIDVVGGRLALSLAPGFADELEIGADGYHTYRNAMRWIRRRDTGMLLFEDLVWPKARITDVGLFARLTHSPAARWQVAATARLDLVDARADTASAFFLENVSTDLTAREANLSGALTVSWLPHPRWSVAVGVGSAVRTADATERYSDRLPSSKAQMSAEFVGNPALRPERSTQADLWLETAHPSWSLSLNLFARRLDNYITIEPTDLPKRLPLSPPTVFRYVNGTATFYGGEATLAVRLPYALTLTTTGSYLWGQDETRDEPAFGVAPPRVDIGLRYEPSARFFAEATLHRVARQDRVATSRGEVPTDGYTTLDLKAGLRVLRQWRLQFGVQNLTDAAYADHLNAKNPFTGQRIPEPGRVLFLDLTLAF, encoded by the coding sequence ATGCGCAACGTTCGCTTTACGCTGCTTCTGATTTTCGGACTTTCGCTGTCGGCGCGGGCGCAGGCGGTGTTGACCGGCCAGGTGCTCGACGCCGAGACGCGCACGCCGCTTCCCGGCGCGCACGTGCTGATCGACAGCACCGCCCACGCCACCGTTACCAACGCGGCAGGTCTGTTCACGCTGCACCTGCCACCCGGCCGCTACACGGTCTCGGTGCGGTTTGTCGGATACGAGACGACGCGGCGACCGGTCGAGCTGGTGGCGGGCGATACCGTGTTTGTGCCGATCCTGCTTCGGCCCGTCAGTTTCGAGCTGGAAGGCATTCAGGTGACGGCCCTGCGGCCGGACCTCTCGCCCACGGCGCAGCTTCAGGAGGCTGCCGTGCGCGAGGCCAATCCGCGGGATGCCGGCGAGCTGCTCCGGGCGCTTCCGGGTCTGGCGGCCGTGCGACGCGGGCCGCTCGGGCTCGACCCGGTCGTCCGTGGCCTTCGGGAGACCGAGGTGGGCGTCTATCTGGACGGCTCGCGGCTCTTCCCGGCTGGTCCGGCCCGCATGGACTCGCCCATGAGCCACTTCGACCCCACGGTCATCCAGTCGATGGAGGTGGTCAAAGGGCCCTATGCGCTGACCTGGGGTGCCGGTAACCTGAGCGCCATCCGCGTCGAGACGCGCGGCCTCCGCACGCTCGCGCCCGGACGCATGCAGGGGCGCCTGCACGCCGGTTACGACACGAACCTGAACGCCTTCGAAAACGGGGTGCAGCTCGGCTACCGACAGGGCGCCTTCGGCCTGCTGGCGCAGACGGCCTGGCGGCAGGGCGCCGACTACCGGGCCGGCGACGGCTCGACGGTTCCGGCCGACTTCCGCTCGCGCGAGGTGCGGGTGAAGCTCGGCTACCTGCCACGGTCCGACGTCCGGTTCGTCGTAGCCGCCGGCTATCAGGCTCAGCGCGATCTGGACTACCCCGGCCTTATCCTGAACGCCGACTACTTCGACGCCTACACGCTCTCGGCCAGCTTTCAGCGCACGTTCTCCGAGGGCCCCGTGCGCGGGTTGGACGTGCAGGCTTATTACAACGCCGTCGATCACGGCATGGACAACGACGGCAAGCCGACGGCCGAACCCAACCCCGAGCGCATGCCGCCCTTCGCCCTCGACGTGCAGATCAATTCGGGGATCGACGTCGTCGGCGGGCGGCTGGCGCTCAGCCTGGCGCCCGGCTTTGCCGACGAACTGGAAATCGGCGCCGATGGCTACCACACCTATCGAAACGCCATGCGATGGATTCGCCGGCGCGACACGGGCATGCTGCTTTTCGAGGACCTGGTCTGGCCGAAGGCACGCATCACGGACGTCGGTCTGTTCGCCCGCCTGACCCACAGCCCGGCCGCCCGCTGGCAGGTGGCTGCCACGGCCCGGCTCGACCTGGTGGACGCCCGCGCCGACACGGCCAGTGCCTTTTTCCTCGAAAACGTCTCCACCGACCTGACGGCCCGCGAGGCCAACCTGAGCGGGGCGCTGACCGTAAGCTGGCTGCCCCATCCGCGCTGGAGCGTGGCCGTCGGCGTGGGCTCGGCCGTACGCACGGCCGACGCCACCGAGCGCTACTCGGACCGGCTGCCGTCGAGCAAGGCCCAGATGAGCGCCGAATTCGTCGGCAACCCGGCGCTCCGGCCCGAGCGCAGCACGCAGGCCGACCTCTGGCTGGAAACCGCCCATCCGAGCTGGAGCCTGTCGCTGAATCTGTTTGCCCGCCGTCTCGACAACTACATCACCATCGAGCCTACCGACCTGCCCAAACGGTTGCCGCTGAGCCCGCCCACCGTCTTTCGCTACGTGAACGGCACGGCTACCTTCTACGGCGGCGAGGCCACGCTGGCCGTGCGGCTACCCTACGCGCTGACGCTCACCACCACGGGCAGCTACCTGTGGGGGCAGGACGAGACGCGCGACGAGCCCGCCTTTGGCGTGGCACCGCCTCGCGTGGACATCGGCCTGCGCTACGAGCCGTCCGCCCGCTTCTTCGCCGAGGCCACCCTGCACCGGGTAGCCCGCCAGGATCGCGTGGCCACCAGCCGCGGCGAAGTACCCACCGACGGCTACACCACGCTGGACCTGAAGGCCGGCCTCCGGGTGCTCCGGCAGTGGCGGCTTCAGTTCGGCGTGCAGAACCTGACCGACGCGGCCTACGCCGACCATCTGAACGCGAAAAATCCCTTCACCGGCCAGCGCATTCCGGAGCCCGGCCGCGTGCTTTTCCTCGATCTGACGCTGGCGTTCTGA
- a CDS encoding nucleotidyltransferase domain-containing protein, translating into MAEATTAAVLERLPEIVRQIVRRFRPRKIILFGSYAYGQPHEGSDLDLLVVTANPPPRGEQWKVAREFSRLSSVPVQLVFMSPETFEETRDVVGGLAYPAHHRGKVLYEADT; encoded by the coding sequence ATGGCCGAAGCCACAACAGCAGCTGTGCTGGAGCGCCTTCCGGAAATCGTCCGACAGATTGTCCGACGATTTCGGCCCCGTAAGATTATTCTCTTTGGGTCATATGCCTACGGGCAGCCTCACGAAGGGAGTGATCTGGACCTGCTGGTGGTCACGGCGAATCCTCCTCCGCGGGGTGAGCAGTGGAAAGTTGCCCGGGAGTTCAGCCGGCTCAGTTCCGTGCCGGTGCAACTTGTCTTCATGAGCCCGGAAACGTTCGAAGAGACCCGGGACGTGGTGGGGGGACTCGCCTATCCCGCCCATCACCGGGGAAAAGTACTCTATGAAGCGGACACGTGA
- a CDS encoding IS1595 family transposase has protein sequence MKLSELAALAADEQKAEAFLQSRGLLPRFTHCPYCKSEHLGRVRRRFYKCYRCRREWSPRKGSLLEGLRLPLGKFLLALKLFELEVSARRAARELGLAYNTVHRLFLLFRERIYQSSSQEAQLSGEIEMDESYFGGRRRGRRGRGAVGKLPVFGILERGGKVKVEVVPDVRAETLLREAIRKVRRGSLIYTDRFRSYDGLVCYGFRHERIDHGQRFANGKVYINGIEGFWSYAKERLLKYHGLSALWFPLYLKELEFRYNHRKEDLFEKLLEVLKGGMN, from the coding sequence ATGAAGCTGAGTGAACTGGCCGCGCTGGCCGCCGACGAGCAAAAAGCCGAAGCCTTCCTGCAAAGCCGCGGCCTGCTGCCGCGCTTCACCCACTGCCCCTACTGCAAAAGCGAACACCTCGGCCGCGTGCGGCGGCGCTTTTACAAATGCTATCGGTGCCGCCGCGAATGGAGCCCCCGCAAGGGTTCGCTCCTGGAGGGTTTGCGCCTGCCGCTGGGCAAGTTTCTGCTGGCCTTGAAGCTATTTGAACTGGAAGTGTCGGCCCGGCGTGCGGCTCGTGAGCTTGGCCTGGCCTACAACACGGTGCATCGGTTGTTTCTGTTGTTTCGGGAGCGGATCTATCAGTCCAGCAGCCAGGAAGCCCAGCTTTCGGGCGAAATCGAGATGGACGAGAGCTACTTTGGGGGTCGTCGTCGGGGCAGGCGGGGACGTGGGGCTGTGGGCAAGCTGCCGGTGTTTGGGATTCTGGAGCGGGGTGGCAAAGTAAAGGTAGAAGTGGTGCCGGACGTGCGGGCCGAGACGTTGCTGCGGGAGGCGATTCGGAAGGTCCGACGGGGCAGTTTGATCTACACGGATCGGTTTCGGAGCTACGATGGGCTGGTGTGCTATGGGTTTCGGCATGAGCGGATTGATCACGGGCAGCGTTTTGCCAACGGGAAGGTGTACATCAACGGGATTGAGGGTTTTTGGAGCTATGCGAAGGAGCGTTTGCTGAAGTATCATGGGTTGTCGGCCCTGTGGTTTCCGTTGTACTTGAAGGAATTGGAGTTTCGATACAATCATCGGAAGGAGGATTTGTTTGAGAAACTGCTGGAAGTGCTAAAAGGTGGAATGAATTGA
- the tesB gene encoding acyl-CoA thioesterase II: protein MSEPVDHLLHLLNLERIEENIFRGPSRDIGSPTVFGGQVLGQALRAAAYTVPPERRAHSLHAYFILPGDPNAPIVYLVERLRDGRSFTTRRVTAIQHGRPIFNLSASFQIEEPGVEHQDPMPEVPPPEELISEAELRRQLAEQVPEVLRPFLLHERPIEIRPVEPVNLLFPEKRPPRRHAWIRAAGTLPDDDLALHQSVLAYASDFGFMGTAMLPHGLSFLQPHVQAASLDHAMWFYRPFRADEWLLFAMESPVAAHARGLNRGLFFRRDGTLVAAVVQEGLMRIRSD, encoded by the coding sequence ATGAGTGAACCGGTCGATCACCTGCTGCACCTGCTGAATCTGGAACGCATCGAAGAAAACATCTTCCGCGGACCGAGCCGCGACATCGGGAGCCCGACTGTGTTCGGGGGACAGGTGCTCGGTCAGGCGCTGCGGGCGGCCGCCTACACGGTGCCGCCCGAGCGCCGGGCGCATTCGCTCCACGCCTACTTCATCCTGCCCGGCGATCCGAACGCGCCCATCGTCTATCTGGTCGAGCGGCTGCGCGACGGCCGGAGCTTCACCACGCGCCGCGTGACGGCCATCCAGCACGGCCGCCCGATTTTCAACCTGTCGGCCTCGTTCCAGATCGAAGAGCCCGGCGTGGAACACCAGGATCCCATGCCCGAAGTGCCTCCGCCGGAAGAGCTGATCTCCGAGGCCGAGCTGCGCCGCCAGCTTGCCGAGCAGGTGCCCGAAGTGCTCCGGCCGTTCCTGCTGCACGAACGCCCCATCGAGATCCGTCCGGTCGAGCCCGTCAACCTGCTGTTTCCCGAAAAGCGTCCGCCCCGGCGCCATGCCTGGATCCGTGCGGCCGGTACGCTCCCCGACGACGATCTTGCGCTGCACCAGAGCGTGCTCGCCTACGCGTCGGATTTCGGTTTCATGGGGACGGCCATGCTGCCCCACGGCCTGTCGTTTCTGCAACCGCACGTGCAGGCCGCCAGCCTGGATCATGCCATGTGGTTCTACCGGCCGTTCCGCGCCGACGAATGGCTGCTGTTCGCCATGGAAAGCCCGGTGGCGGCCCACGCCCGGGGACTGAACCGCGGCCTGTTCTTCCGACGCGACGGCACGCTCGTGGCCGCCGTCGTCCAGGAAGGCCTCATGCGCATTCGATCGGATTGA
- a CDS encoding HEPN domain-containing protein: MKRTREQVVWDFVREWLRKAEGDLRAAEHLLALEQEDYFVTAFHAQQAAEKFLKAFLVRHQIPFPKTHDIGFLLELAAQADPSLPEELASAAMLTPFGVEFRYPGETVADRETARSALQEAHRVKAAVQRRLQAYLAQGRPSGRESS, translated from the coding sequence ATGAAGCGGACACGTGAGCAGGTCGTCTGGGACTTCGTACGCGAATGGCTTCGGAAGGCTGAAGGGGATCTCCGGGCCGCCGAACATCTGCTTGCGCTGGAGCAGGAAGATTATTTCGTAACGGCATTTCACGCGCAGCAGGCCGCCGAAAAATTCCTGAAGGCTTTTCTGGTGCGCCATCAGATTCCCTTTCCCAAAACGCATGACATCGGGTTCCTTCTGGAGCTGGCAGCACAGGCCGATCCTTCCCTGCCGGAAGAGCTGGCATCCGCTGCTATGCTTACGCCATTTGGAGTGGAGTTCCGCTATCCTGGCGAAACGGTGGCCGACCGAGAGACGGCGCGCAGCGCGCTCCAGGAAGCCCATCGGGTAAAGGCAGCCGTGCAGAGGCGCCTGCAGGCGTATCTTGCACAGGGACGGCCTTCCGGCAGGGAGTCATCCTGA
- the recG gene encoding ATP-dependent DNA helicase RecG — MADLNILSTEVRYLAGVGPRRAEVLARVGVHTVRDLLHYFPRRYLDRSTIVPLRRLDERMGSVTVVGTVRVAGVVEGKGRKRFELILEDESGGRLKCVWFNRLNWVAKAFKPGDRVAFHGKVQRFGYTFSMTHPDFDRLDGEGAALATGRIIALYPGGAALEKVGLTSRTFRRILYTFFKQHGLKLPEILPEWIRTRYGLMDGRVALRAVHFPRSQAELAQARERLKFEELFFIQLMLARTKQIRQAVAGPRFGPPGERFHRFLNEILPFELTNAQKRALEDIIRDTTSGLQMNRLIQGDVGSGKTVVAMAAILHAVDNGYQSAFMVPTEILAEQHYANMRRYLDPLGVEVRLLLGGQRKSLREEILADLAEGRAHVAVGTHAVIQETVQFHRLGLAIVDEQHRFGVVQRAELFSKGENPHMLLMTATPIPRSLAMTLYGDLDVSIIDERPAGRKPVITWIRSEKRRGEVYAFLREQLRQGRQAYVVYPLVEESEKMDLQDAENGYRRLKELFRPYRVDLIHGRMLPYEKEEAMERFKNGETDILVATTVIEVGVDVPNATVMIIEHAERFGLSQLHQLRGRVGRGAEQSYCILMVDHRRTAEAEERLRVMAETDDGFKISEMDLKLRGAGDFFGTRQSGLPDLKIADITQDQPILIKAREAAFELIRRDPNLEAPEHAMLRAYYDRFYATRSLGFARVG, encoded by the coding sequence GTGGCCGATCTGAACATCCTGTCCACCGAGGTGCGCTACCTGGCCGGGGTGGGACCGCGTCGGGCTGAGGTGCTGGCCCGCGTGGGCGTGCACACCGTCCGGGACCTGCTGCACTACTTTCCGCGGCGCTATCTGGACCGCTCGACGATCGTGCCGCTTCGGCGGCTGGACGAGCGCATGGGGTCCGTGACGGTGGTCGGAACGGTGCGCGTGGCCGGGGTGGTGGAGGGCAAAGGCCGCAAGCGGTTCGAACTGATCCTGGAAGACGAGAGCGGCGGTCGCCTGAAGTGCGTCTGGTTCAACCGCCTGAACTGGGTCGCGAAAGCATTCAAGCCGGGCGATCGGGTGGCCTTTCACGGCAAGGTCCAGCGCTTCGGCTACACGTTTTCGATGACGCATCCGGACTTCGATCGGCTCGACGGGGAAGGGGCCGCGCTGGCCACCGGCCGCATCATCGCCCTGTATCCGGGCGGTGCCGCGCTGGAAAAAGTCGGGCTCACCAGCCGCACGTTCCGGCGCATCCTGTACACGTTCTTCAAACAGCACGGGCTGAAGCTTCCGGAGATCCTTCCCGAGTGGATCCGCACGCGCTACGGGCTGATGGACGGCCGCGTGGCGCTTCGGGCCGTGCACTTCCCGCGGAGTCAGGCGGAGCTGGCCCAGGCCCGCGAGCGGCTCAAGTTCGAGGAGTTGTTCTTCATCCAGCTCATGCTGGCCCGCACGAAGCAGATCCGCCAGGCCGTGGCCGGACCCCGCTTCGGACCGCCCGGCGAACGGTTTCATCGCTTTCTGAACGAAATCCTTCCCTTCGAGCTGACGAACGCCCAGAAGCGGGCCCTGGAGGACATCATCCGCGACACCACCTCGGGCCTGCAGATGAACCGGCTCATCCAGGGCGACGTGGGGAGCGGCAAGACCGTGGTGGCCATGGCGGCCATCCTGCACGCGGTGGACAACGGCTACCAGAGCGCCTTCATGGTGCCCACGGAAATCCTGGCCGAGCAGCACTATGCGAACATGCGCCGCTACCTGGACCCGCTGGGCGTCGAGGTGCGGCTGCTGCTGGGCGGGCAGCGCAAGTCGCTGCGCGAAGAAATTCTGGCCGATCTGGCCGAAGGTCGGGCGCACGTGGCCGTGGGCACGCATGCGGTGATTCAGGAGACCGTGCAGTTTCATCGGCTGGGGCTGGCCATCGTGGACGAGCAGCACCGCTTCGGGGTGGTGCAGCGGGCCGAACTCTTCAGCAAAGGCGAAAACCCGCACATGCTGCTCATGACGGCCACGCCGATCCCGCGTTCGCTGGCCATGACGCTCTACGGCGATCTGGACGTGTCGATCATCGACGAGCGGCCGGCCGGACGCAAGCCCGTCATCACCTGGATCCGCTCCGAAAAACGTCGGGGTGAGGTGTACGCCTTTCTCCGCGAGCAACTCCGCCAGGGGCGCCAGGCCTATGTGGTCTATCCGCTCGTCGAGGAAAGCGAAAAAATGGACCTGCAGGACGCCGAGAACGGCTACCGACGGCTCAAGGAGCTGTTCCGGCCCTACCGCGTGGATCTGATCCACGGCCGCATGCTGCCCTACGAGAAGGAGGAGGCCATGGAGCGGTTCAAAAACGGCGAGACTGACATCCTGGTGGCCACGACGGTGATCGAGGTGGGCGTCGATGTGCCGAACGCGACGGTGATGATCATCGAGCACGCCGAGCGGTTTGGACTGAGCCAGCTGCACCAGCTCCGGGGCCGCGTCGGGCGCGGCGCCGAGCAGAGCTACTGCATCCTGATGGTGGACCACCGGCGCACGGCCGAGGCCGAAGAGCGCCTTCGGGTGATGGCCGAGACGGACGACGGCTTCAAGATCAGCGAGATGGACCTGAAGCTCCGCGGGGCGGGCGACTTTTTCGGCACGCGCCAGAGCGGACTACCCGATCTGAAGATTGCCGACATCACGCAGGACCAGCCGATTCTGATCAAAGCACGTGAGGCCGCCTTCGAGCTGATCCGCCGCGATCCCAACCTTGAGGCGCCCGAGCACGCCATGCTGCGCGCCTACTACGACCGCTTCTATGCCACGCGCTCGCTGGGTTTTGCGCGGGTGGGATGA
- a CDS encoding DUF2283 domain-containing protein — protein MNIIYDIQTDTLTIVFTEAPVAESDEAAPGVILDFDAAGNLVALELLDAFRRVTHPQQVTLIIP, from the coding sequence GTGAACATCATCTACGACATCCAGACCGACACGCTAACGATCGTTTTCACCGAAGCGCCCGTGGCCGAAAGCGACGAAGCCGCACCGGGCGTGATCCTGGACTTCGATGCGGCCGGCAATCTGGTAGCCCTGGAGCTGCTGGACGCTTTCCGACGGGTCACGCATCCCCAACAGGTCACCTTGATTATACCGTAG